The Oryzias latipes chromosome 16, ASM223467v1 genomic sequence GTAATGTGTTCCACATTAcaatctgcttttttaaaaaggttgaaaaaggTGTGATTATTGGTACATGAATGCAGACATCGGAAGAAGAGGTTAATACCACACATATTTTTCAAGCATGAATAACAATAGTCAAAAGAAAGTAGAAAATGGTAAACCTTTTCCAGGTCTTCCTTTTTAGCCTCAAATCCACTAAGTAACGTGATGTCAGCAATGGCCATTCCTGTCAgattcctggttgagctgtgtctgtgccaaaaaaaaccaaactaaattaaactcaAAACTATGGAAATCGGGAACGGCATaccctgcttttttttctttccccattAGCTTGTGATAATGACATAATTTTCTCATGATAATAACCTCTACCTTTTggttttttctcttcttttttgtaataatgaCATCTATCTCTTTATCACAAGAGAACAACATTTTTTGGTTCATGATGTCAAGACCACGAGATTGTCTTTGACAACAAGGCCCAGGATCAGTGAGCCAAGTAATCCATTATAGGTTGATAAGAGAAATCTTCTCTGATGAACTGCTTCATTTTGCTGCAGATtgtagaaaaatgaagaaagtaTATTCTTCGTTATCTCGCTACATAAATATCTTGATGACATAACAACATTTGTTATCCTGTAATAACAACATCTACTACCTCATTATTACAAGAAAATgggcaaaacaaaaaggtaGGCCGTTTTCGACTTCTATACAAAACTAAGCAGAAATATTTTTGAGTGCAAAGCTCtcatctttaaatatttaataatcaACAATCCTGATTCCGATCTCCTACTGACCTGACACAGACCTCGTAGGTAAGAAGGTTGGCTGCATTCACGTCGTTCTCAAGATCTCTTCTGCTTCGTGTGTGAGAATCAAACCAATTATCTGCCGATCGTGAAACTCGTGAGCCATCTTTGTCTGTTTCTTCATAGTCTCCATAGTCATAGTTCTCCAGGATCTCAGCTGCAAGGACAGATCTTACTGAATGGGTGGGGTGATTTGCTTTTAGTCAAAAGACAAACGCTCACCGGTGTACTCCACCTTCCCCTCCACCGTGACACTGATAGAAACATCTGTACAGTCATCTTCAGGGTCCAACATATGGAAAGCTTTGACGGTCTACAAAAAGGATATTCATACAAAGTATtgtcataaaatatttaaatgagaaATGAATCAAGCTTACTTTAAACTTGATGTCTCCTTTTCCTTTCAGCTGCACGGTAATTATGTTCCCCGTTAgagactaaaacaaacattgtcaagggaaaaatgattaaaacttagtttgtatttagttatttattaaGTGCATAAAGAATATTGTCTATGATACCTTCATTTCTGTTTCCACcttctctttattgtttttcataGAAAGCTGAACAACTTGATTCTTTCCTGTCACACTGAACTCTGCCTCCACGTTTGCCTCAGGGCATTCGCCCTTCTTCAGCTCGTACTCTGAAAGGGCCTCCAGGGCTAAGATGGTGTCCTGTGGTGACAAGAAACTGCACTCGCGATCTCTGAAGAAAATGATATGTTTCAAATTAGTCTCAGCAACCATCATACTTACATGTGTTGACAAGAAACCTCCATTATAATTTTCCTGGCTGATCAGCCAATGGGCTATTTTGTCCGCCCACTCCCCGTTTTTAACTTGCACTGCAGTCAGGAGAGCATATGCAGTCGTCTGTATCGTAACACCATCTGCCCGTTCTTGATTGGCCATGTTGGGATCATCAGACCAGAAGTAGCGGTCATTGCGGGCTGAtcatttaaacacaaagaaaatgtgttgaatAATTAAACAAGTACATATAATATGTTTGTTGTTCTATGCCTGGATATTTGACTACTAAGCATTCTTGTCAAAATGCTTTGGATTTCACATGCCTTCTTTGACCATTAATTGAAGTTTTTTCCATGCAGCCGTGCGGTTTCTTTCCTCAGACGGGCAAGTTGAGAGGCAGTAGGAGGTGATGGCCATAGCATAAGGGTGTGTGATGTTTTCAAGTTGTAACTGAAGATACTCGATTGCTTTTGAAATGCttgttttctgtacaaaagtagaaatttaaaaacgttttttaatcaaactgaatttgatttattaatgtgcTGGTCTCTTGGTTCCaaacagctttttcattttcagtagATACTGTGGTATTCTACATCAACAGTGTCCCTCTCATTTTTAAGTCTCACCACGTTAGTTTGGAGTTCGTCTGGCAGAAATGGAAGGGAACGGTTCAATGCAAGGGTGATAAAAGCTGTCATGGCAACGTCTTTGTTTGTTCCTGTCTGCATCAAAAACGACATTTATTTCCTTCAAactgaaactttttatttatctaataAAAGAACAACACGTGATTATTGAAAAATAGATCTTGACAACACGTGTGGTTACCATAGAGTCTCTGTGTATCATAGGATGTGGATCACCAAATGTGCCATCAGTCTtctgtgatgacagcaaaaacttGACTGATTGTGAGATTTCGTCCTGTGGTACGACTTTGAGACGTTGAGAACTTGGTCCAACAGCAGTGCTCTGACGCTCTGTTACCAGAGATAACATTTTGACCACAAGAGCAGTCACCCTGAAGAGGACAAAAGAAGTTCATTTCAACTGCCAGTTTACACATCCTTTGAATGTTGTCATTGctttttaatggaataaaaacaattacTCCATTAAAAAGAAAGTACTCACCAAGTACTGTATGGTACTGATGACCATGCACCATAAGCACCCGTTGCCTTATTCTTAAAAGTAAGAATTCTCAAATACCCTGAAAGGGtatcagaaaaaaatcacatttaaaaaaatattcaaaatgtaaaaaaaaaaaaaaacctaaagcaGAAGAatgcaaaactaaataaaagcaatatACAAATAGTTCAAATTCAATATAAATTGTTCGACTTAACATTTTTAGGAAACTAATCTGTTCTTTAATTTTCCTCTGCACCTAAGTCTCCTCTACCTAAGGCAGCCCTGTTAACAATGTGATTTGTTTAAATATAGCTGTGCAAACAATATATACAATATACAATATTTTTCAGTCATAGTGGAGGATGCATTTTTATATTACCCTTTCCAACCAGGCTATTTTGcacaatctttcttttttttttacttttagggTCAAATTCTTACAGATACGCGGCTTGCAGGTTTTTTGCAGTTACAGCTCATAGCAACTGCTAATCTATCTTGCTTGATAACTTTTTCCCCttagttcttttatttttatgttttttgtaaagTATTTAATTAGTCAtgggaaaatattatttatagtTAAATGCTTCATACTAAACAGTTAAACTAAAGACGATAAAactatattattgttttttaaagtttgtttaacttaatttttaacttccTCTTACACCAGAAATTGGTTAATGCAACATAGTGTGAGGAGTTATGCATTTAATACAGGATTACTCAAATGCCTGCAGAGGTTTTGTGTGTAAAGAGGCTCTGTAGACACATGAGACAAAATTTTAAATTCACTCATCCATTCATTAATTTTTAATTGCTTTACATAGTTTAATtggtgtaaaaattaaaaattctaCCTAATTAGGGTCATTTTTATAGCCTTTAGTTTTAACAAAGTAGTTTTTAAACTTACAGTGTTAAAAGTAAGGATATTTGAAAGTTTGCTGTAGTCTTACCTTGTTCCATCTCAGAGAGAGCCACATCTCTGGCTCCTGGTTCAAGAGTAAACCACTGTTGGCTTAGGTCCAGATAACGCATGGCTAAAGTTGTTGGTGCAAACGTGGACATCGTCTGTTCTAAGCATCCTTTGTACAGATGTATCAGGTTGGAAACTTTCTCCGGATTAAGGAGATTACTGACTTGAGAAGTGCAAAATCCATTCGCTGTGAATTGGATCATTTGTGGGGTCAGACTCTTGTGGTTCACAAAGACACATGCTCATATGACGATCCTCACCTTCCATTGAAATGAATATATTGGAGCTGGACTCAGGCACTGTGTTGTCTGGTAAAGTCCCAATAATGGTGAGAGTCCTTGTGCTATTTCCTAtccaaacaaacatatttttctataaataaaaaaagcccaCACATCTACAAGAGTCAATTAGATGTCATCAAGAACAGTACAACTTGCCATCTAAATGAATCACTTGGGTTTCCTCCAGTCTATTTTCTGCTCCTTCTGTCtgtaaagtaaaacatgtttagCTTTTGTTTTACAATACATAACAATATTAGACTTAGCACATTGTGTCTTGACCTCTAACCTTCACCAGCAAATTTTTTTGCTGTGCATCAATTCCCATTTCGGTCTCATTATCAAAGAGTCTTATTTTGATGGGTATGGAACCCGTTACCATGGGGACGGCAGAGAAAGAGACAAACTGTGACGAGTGTGGCTTCACAACGGTCGTCACAAAGGAACTTTGAGTGGCTGAAGCAGGAGAGCAAAGTCCTTCGGTTTGTTCCATATGCACAGCCACCTGAAGATGTGTTAAGggaaaaatgtaatataatgaATTTGACTTTGGCATTAGTAATCTCCAGAGCAACTTTAGTTGACTCTACCTTTAGTTCTTTGTCATCGTAATTGTAGATAACAGGTGTCACAGACAGTTGCTCATATCTTTTCACTGAATATGGCAACCTCAGAGACACAAATGACTTCTTGAATGCTTTGATCTCCTGTGGTTTTACTACacataaacctaaaaaaagatAGAATAGAAATATGGAGGACTTTCTAATAATACGTTATTAAATTTTTAAGTTAGGATGAGTCAAGAGTTGCTCTCACCAGATGTAGGAGAGAAGGTGACAACTTGAATTTCCCATGTGGTGATGGAATCAGGCAGGGCCAAATCGTATCTAAAAGGTTTTGATGAGTGTCAATTAACTTTACATGACACTAAACTGTACTGTATTTCCAtgaatgtttggaaaaaaaagtttttacctTCCTTCTTTGTTCACTTCAAAATCTGTGAATGCAAAGCTTGGTGGAAAATATCGGCGAATGTACTGATTAGTACTGTCCTTGAAGAACTCTTCAATGTCATTAGTGGTAGCACCTGGACATGTGCATAAGACAGACATTTTAACGCTACATAATGAGTGTCTATATCAAGCTAAtgaaacagaaatttaaaatCTTACTCCTGCCAAATCCACTTTGGCCTTCCTCCAATATCTTTCTCCGTCTCAGGATCTCGGTCTCCGTGCAGCATTTTTCAAAGGCAGCAGCACAGGCTTCACTGCCTCCCACCAATCTGACCCTTGCTGCTCTTTCTCTGCACGTTCGTTTCATGGGGATCAGAGAAAACGCCTGAGCACAACACAATTGTAGTTCGGTATCCTCGTAGCCTGATTCTGAAGGGGAATTAACCCAAAAAAGGTTATCCATATGCAAAAAATGGCAGCCTTTCTGAAAACATACAGAAAAGTGGCAAAAGCAGAGATCTTACTCAATCTGTTCATTTCCTGTTGAAGGTCGATGGAGCGTCTTGATCGGCCAATTTTGGACGGACATTTAATCTCTGGATTGATGGGTAAAAGTCATTTTAGTGAGCATAAAATACTTATGTGAGAAGTTTGTCTTTTGGCAGTTTCTAGAgagcatttgtttttctttttttagttgcaGCACTGCtcttaattttaaattttcatATTCCACGTCAGTAAcaatttagtaaaaaataaaacgtaacAATGACCCTCCATGTCTTGCACTTTTGTGCTTGCTTCTAATAAACAAAACTTAGCTATAGCCCAATGATGGCAGTTAGTTTTAGGGCAAAGTCAATCTGGCAGAACAAGGACACACCAGACAAACAGCAGCCAATGCCAGAGGCTGATAACGTTGTTCTCTCTCAAAGTCTGATGGCAGTAAACAAAATGAACATCAATGATTACAAAAGAAAGAGCAAGTTTTGCTTCGACGTATTTGCCCTAAATACCAATACctaaatttaaacaaacactAACAAAAGTGATGGCGTTGAGCAATGTTTCacacttcttttcttttgaatgtATCAAAAATCGAGGAGTCACCATGAAGATCAAGATCACCATTTAGATCAATTTTACTCGTTTAGAGTCAGTATCCCCTATAGAAGTGTCAGGGCTGAAATGTATgtagatgtttcttttttttttttttttttttgttttacttgtcctgtccaacagctgggcaggcagatgagagctgagggcctcttgtgttggacatattttactttaacaagaggggttattaatcttcagacaaaccaaaggtatgtctgaataaaccccttttgtaattgaggccaaactttattaatttcaatcatgttcgaaaatctttggtgttggaccggacggaaaaggaaagaagggaagaagagagagggatgtcagaaagggggggggggggggggggttagagggtgataataggagggggggggtaagatCAAGAAGCAGCATAGatcaacaagtttactggttgtttatcattacggtaaggttcaaatgtagtacaaaaagggcggggcctgtccacacacacactcaaatgttatcaacacacctgctggctgaaaaaaaatgtccacatgtcaacatgtacacaaaacagatagtgttcacacacgcatacttatgccttaaaaccaactagtgtgaaatatttcattcattcactcatgcaaactgttagtgcaaaggtgagctaacacctgtgctcaggtgagtgtttatgttcttctaaaatggatggtggaatgtgaaaagaaggagggagagtgcccagccatccccacaccaagacccccgggGTTTTTCTTAACTATGATGTAGATGAGAAAAATTTCAACAGTTCAATGATAGAAATGTATTATGTCATACCTGTCCTCCATTCTTTTTCggactgagaaaaaaaagcgaGGCCAGCCTCAATAAGTTTTGATTCTGGCTTTTTGATATACGTGCAGCCAAGGTCATGGGACTCCATGGTTTTAAACACCTATAAAAGTAACAACTAAGCCTTAGCTTGAAAATCTGTCTCTTATAATTTccaacattttaataaagattaaatacaaaaaagattGTGCAAAGCCATAACCTGTTGGGCGGTGAGTTTATTATCAGCTTTTAGAGCATAGATGGCCTTATCTACAGCCAGTAAGGCCACTTGAGCTGTCTGACCATGCAGGTCAAACTGTAGCTTAGTTATGGTTCCAGGCCTTGTTTCTTCTTGTGTCTGTACCTGAAATCAGATTAAACTGTTAACACCTTTTTAGAACTAATTTAATATCAAGTTGGTCAATTGAAGTCCTAAAATTGCACAGATGTGTGCAATTTGGGGTGCTAAATGTAAAAGTACGAGAAAAAAATTAGCTGACCATTTATTCAGATTTAGCcaatttttgtaatatttgttgCGTTTTTATAATCTTTACGGTAGAATATAATTTGCTCTAAACTGGGGGACTAAAAATTAATTGATTTCCATTACTATAATTCAACCAGATTAATCTTTATGAGGCAAGTGTttaatcaaatgaaatcaaattgACCTAAatcatgaatattttaaaatgagataaatcaataatcaatattggaaacaccatttaggtttattttattataacttaaaaatgacaaagtgcATCAAGTGGAtgacacatgtgatggcagcataaaatgatcaagccatcattgcAGTCCAATGTTTGGAAACACATTGAATTAGGATGTTCAATgacggtagggcagtcgacctctgattggaagattgcaggttagaTTCCCGCTTTGCCTGCTCATCTGCCAAAGCGTCCTTGgtcaagacactaaaccccactttgcctctggtTGGCACCAATGTTGgtcagcggagccgccaccagtgtgaatgggactgtgactgaaaagcgctttgggccttcattGAAGCCCAAAgtgcattcaaaatgaactCAGATCGTtcagatcattcaaaatgaactgaTATTGACTATTAATTACATCAGCAATCACAATTTTAGATGTTAATTGACTcatttctatctatctatctatctatctatctatctatctatctatctatctatctatctatctatctatctatctatctatctatctatctatctatctatctatctatctatctatctatctatctatctatctatctatctatctatctatctatccatccatccatccatccatccatccatccatccatccatccatccatccatccatccatccatccatccatccatccatccatccatccatccatccatccatccatccatccatctatctatctatctatctatctatctatctatctatctatctatctatctatctatctatctatctatctatctatctatctatctatctatctatctatctatctatctatccacaaaaaatgtggcaattataaaaaaaagttggctaAACCTGACAAGTGTCAGCTAATTTCTAATAATAATTTCAGATTTGAGGCTAAAGTAAAAGTAGCTTCAGAAATATGTactcctatactgttcataattaaataaataaataaatatttaattaaataaataaatatgacctcatgcaaatacacaatcaaccaataaatctctcataaatatataaaaagatcatgaaattgtgaaaaacctgcacactgattttcaattagccattatattattcaaaatatttcattttgctttaaaaacctgttcattattttaaagcagcatttaaaaaaaaataatttttaatcatgttgaatattattataattctatgtcctttttcagaagctcgtatttcaaaatcaatattttccaaagtatctttgtttatatttcatgttgctgtttttcacaatgattgatttatttcatgaagagctttttcaggagaatatACAAGAAGAGTCACAACACAacagattaactttacacacaacacattaactcaaaacacaacacaataacttacagcgcaacacaataactcacaacacaacacattaactcatggcccagaagggtcacaacacaacacattaacttacctcacaacactttaactcacaacggaagtaaagcagcaatggaagtgcttttattctgaaatttccactgggctgagcagctaactacctaggTAATGTCACAGTGGGCTGTGGGAGGAGCAtgatttttctacaagagaagctagcagcagtgttgccagaaattggaggttttggttctaaatttgcgggtaaaaatggctttggccggggttgcataatttgggcggttttagggtcggttcggcgttttttttcccctcatgaatatattatagcggactacgttaggccgtgTGACTGTTGAACTTCTACGTACTGAAGCTCAGTAAATGCACCAGGCAGAGGCTCAacgggctctgtcatctaacctgttgttgggggtgtgcaatgccccgcctcttagaaattgtgttatttaaagcctgacactgcggctgcgtgtgggaggagctaccagctaaagttatggtctgatcgctacatggagcggtgtctgtgtttatcaatccttttattattagtctgaactatcttttattttgaaaaatcatcggATCGaatgctaaatcagtccagtaggggGAAAAACTCAACGAAAGCTGTGtattcttctttctcctgatcTAATAAAAGGAGAACAGTATTGAATATATCTTCAGCGGATTGgcattctttcattcattttcttaacccgctgtatTCCCGCTATATGCGGCTCTTTCTTCCGTGTGCTAGGccggagcgccccgactattgTCTCgacctatgatgaccgtattttgcgctctctgtgtaggataCACTGGAGGAGCGCGGAGGGAATCAACTCTCAGCTgtagaggatgtgaacaggtgaacaggtagagaggaaaagcaggtagagaggccggggaggggctttggcttcaaactctgtcagtgAGATTGAAACACGGTGTCAGATTTagatgcagctttcactgcaggagttgaacCAGAGACCCCCCCTGGGATGATCTCAAACatgaaacatgattaccaagtagaactctccaAAATACTAAACcccatctctccacattcttagTTTAGTGCGGGGGTCGGCAACgcgcggctcaggagccgcatgcggttctttagcgctgccctggtggctccctggagcattttcaaaaatgtctgaaaatgtaaaaagattggggaaagaaatatattttttggtttaataTGGTTTAtgtaggaggaaaaaacaagacacagacaacgttttccaatgctgtaataATGgtataataaatattaaatttcaacatttctgtcaacttagTTTTGCGTCATAACCTGcaacacacgtttctaccagcagggcagcGGACCGCTAGTGGCTGATGTAAGTGAACCACCatcagttccgtgcattgctttGTAACAATTCACCCTTCACTCAGCGAGGGGAACATCACAACGCCGTTCTATGGCTGGGGCATTAAATATCAAGACAATCTGCTCGATAATATTaccaagacaagaaaaaaactcataacAGTTTTTTGTGCAATCGTGTATAGTGTGGGCGTGACAAACGTACATTAAACACTTCGCCCAACACTCAAACATCAAAAACCCAATTTCCCCAAATACACAGTATATACAAAAACCCACAGTTCAAACCCAAGTCCAGCAATTTTgctagcaaaaaaaagaaatgctctgGAGGAAAAATGAGTGTTCGACAGTCACGCGTTTGGTGTGAGGCCGCTCCGCCTCACTCCTGGAACGCATTCCACCCGTCAAAGAAGCTGTCACAGATCCTCGTACCCCGGATGATCTGAGCTCTTTGGGAAAATATATTCAGGAAGCAAACAATCCGAGCTGGGAAAGGTAATCC encodes the following:
- the c4b gene encoding complement component 4 (within H-2S) precursor (The RefSeq protein has 4 substitutions, 1 non-frameshifting indel compared to this genomic sequence) is translated as MQSSCTMKGCTVLSLLLLLKVTLSTQDRFFISAPTIFHVGVKEKVFVQIEGENGQDCVPVNLWLEHEQLGIFSNTAHVGCTGNKEPKLVELMINSERWFDLPKNQKHSPPYLNLLAQSQVDGKGPQRKSTKVLVSEQRGYIFIQTDQPIYNPTQKVKYRIFTLDHSFRPYNEPIVISIYNAAGNRILNSEWFAKGGIHKNTFSIPSVSKMGTWKITAQYKNDKDKAAEREFKVEQFVMPSFDVNISLEKKYILLTDEHLTFTISAMYSYGETVKGAYHCRFGVVQKGKTNKEELKPFLIKGLELASSVHNGSAEVSLSLEKINSKLQEKLNLTLSKLENKLQLFVGVFVTNVQSGEIQEAKVYLPVFSKKYIVDFSRTRSHFVYGYPLDVVVDVSFPDGSPAPNVPVKIEVGDGESTELPTDKDGTVIAPFNLKNLEQVTFEVTADGQLENKTIQRASQRDNYLYMTYTNKVYYVGEHFKVTFNTLNAAGDGNIYYMILSRGNIISTGVVPLGVSVSKVLQITAAMVPFFRLVGYYHSKNGNIIADSIWVDVKDECEIDVKVQTQEETRPGTITKLQFDLHGQTAQVALLAVDKAIYALKADNKLTAQQVFKTMESHDLGCTYIKKPESKLIEAGLAFFSQSEKEWRTEIKCPSKIGRSRRSIDLQQEMNRLKSGYEDTELQLCCAQAFSLIPMKRTCRERAARVRLVGGSEACAAAFEKCCTETEILRRRKILEEGQSGFGRSATTNDIEEFFKDSTNQYIRRYFPPSFAFTDFEVNKEGRYDLALPDSITTWEIQVVTFSPTSGLCVVKPQEIKAFKKSFVSLRLPYSVKRYEQLSVTPVIYNYDDKELKVAVHMEQTEGLCSPASATQSSFVTTVVKPHSSQFVSFSAVPMVTGSIPIKIRLFDNETEMGIDAQQKNLLVKTEGAENRLEETQVIHLDGNSTRTLTIIGTLPDNTVPESSSNIFISMEANGFCTSQVSNLLNPEKVSNLIHLYKGCLEQTMSTFAPTTLAMRYLDLSQQWFTLEPGARDVALSEMEQGYLRIRILTFKNKATGAYGAWSSVPYSTWVTALVVKMLSLVTERQSTAVGPSSQRLKVVPQDEISQSVKFLLSSQKTDGTFGDPHPMIHRDTMTGTNKDVAMTAFITLALNRSLPFLPDELQTNVKTSISKAIEYLQLQLENITHPYAMAITSYCLSTCPSEERNRTAAWKKLQLMVKEARNDRYFWSDDPNMANQERADGVTIQTTAYALLTAVQVKNGEWADKIAHWLISQENYNGGFLSTHDTILALEALSEYELKKGECPEANVEAEFSVTGKNQVVQLSMKNNKEKVETEMKSLTGNIITVQLKGKGDIKFKTVKAFHMLDPEDDCTDVSISVTVEGKVEYTAEILENYDYGDYEETDKDGSRVSRSADNWFDSHTRSRRDLENDVNAANLLTYEVCVRHSSTRNLTGMAIADITLLSGFEAKKEDLEKLKRPPEQYITHYELINGKVVIYFNELFEKKECIKFDAEQFVPVGLLQPAEAVFYDYYEPERKCRIFYSAPRRNRMIFTLCSEDVCQCAERPCYKVKERFKSHGSKKIKKIDRVEHACFYPVVDYAYIVTVNSVSLKSNFELYKANIANVLKSSGDLLVKKENSVRVFAKRLQCKGQLEVGNQYLIMGKDGSTTDTDGKMQYLLESDTWVEKMPSAEDCKKSFNKNNCKQLNEFIEEYKMNGCTQ